Proteins encoded in a region of the Streptomyces sp. NBC_01471 genome:
- a CDS encoding IclR family transcriptional regulator, producing MPQSHASAPDAKTAAPSGGVQSLERAFDLLERMADAGGEVGLSELSAASGLPLPTIHRLMRTLVACGYVRQQPNRRYALGPRLIRLGESSARLLGTWARPYLARLVEETGETANMALLDGDEIVYVAQVPSKHSMRMFTEVGRRVLPHSTGVGKALLAHTSAPEVRALLARTGMPAATEKTITTPEGFLDALEVVRRAGYAVDDNEQEIGVRCLAVPVPNSPTAAAISISGPAGRVTEEATERIVPILQGIAQELSATLASAGTQQV from the coding sequence GTGCCGCAGTCCCACGCCAGCGCACCCGACGCCAAGACCGCAGCACCGAGCGGTGGCGTCCAGTCCCTGGAGCGCGCCTTCGATCTGCTGGAGCGGATGGCCGACGCCGGTGGAGAGGTCGGCCTGAGCGAACTCTCGGCCGCCAGCGGTCTGCCGCTGCCCACGATCCACCGGCTGATGCGCACCCTGGTCGCCTGCGGCTACGTACGCCAGCAGCCCAACCGGCGCTACGCGCTCGGCCCGCGCCTGATCCGGCTCGGCGAGTCGTCGGCCCGGCTGCTCGGCACCTGGGCCCGCCCCTATCTCGCCCGGCTGGTCGAGGAGACCGGGGAGACGGCGAACATGGCCCTGCTGGACGGGGACGAGATCGTGTACGTCGCACAGGTCCCGTCGAAGCACTCGATGCGGATGTTCACCGAGGTGGGACGGCGCGTCCTGCCGCACTCGACCGGCGTCGGCAAGGCGCTGCTCGCCCACACCTCAGCGCCCGAGGTCCGCGCGCTGCTCGCGAGGACCGGCATGCCGGCCGCGACCGAGAAGACGATCACCACACCCGAGGGGTTCCTGGACGCGCTGGAGGTCGTACGCCGGGCCGGGTACGCGGTGGACGACAACGAGCAGGAGATCGGTGTCCGCTGCCTCGCGGTGCCGGTGCCCAACTCCCCCACGGCCGCCGCGATCTCGATCTCCGGTCCGGCAGGCCGGGTGACGGAGGAGGCGACCGAGCGGATCGTGCCGATCCTCCAGGGCATCGCCCAGGAGCTCTCGGCCACGCTCGCGAGCGCGGGAACCCAGCAGGTCTGA
- a CDS encoding ABC transporter ATP-binding protein, producing MTLTLDDVTLTYPDGDGRVVALDAVTLDVPAGSLTAVVGPSGSGKSSLLAVAATLVTPERGRVVVDGADTASLSRAGKAALRRERIGIVFQQPNLLPALTAAEQLQVMAHLSGRSAAQVRERAVDLLDTVGLADQAGRRPHQLSGGQRQRVNIARALMNEPSVLLVDEPTSALDHERGAGVLDLLVTLTRARGTATVLVTHDHTHLDRMDRTVSMADGRLTVPVG from the coding sequence ATGACCCTGACCCTCGACGACGTGACGCTGACCTACCCCGACGGGGACGGCCGGGTGGTCGCGCTGGACGCGGTGACCCTCGATGTCCCGGCCGGTTCGCTGACGGCGGTGGTCGGACCGTCCGGCTCCGGCAAGTCCAGCCTGCTGGCTGTGGCCGCGACGCTGGTGACCCCGGAGCGGGGCCGGGTGGTTGTCGACGGGGCGGACACGGCCTCGCTGAGCCGCGCCGGAAAGGCGGCGCTCCGGCGCGAACGCATCGGCATCGTCTTCCAGCAGCCGAATCTGCTTCCCGCCCTGACGGCCGCCGAGCAGCTCCAGGTGATGGCGCATCTCTCGGGCCGGTCCGCCGCTCAAGTCCGCGAGCGTGCGGTGGATTTGCTGGACACGGTGGGCCTCGCGGACCAGGCGGGCAGGCGCCCGCACCAGCTCTCCGGCGGTCAGCGGCAGCGCGTCAACATCGCGCGTGCCCTGATGAACGAGCCGTCGGTGCTCCTGGTGGACGAGCCCACCAGCGCCCTCGACCACGAGCGCGGCGCGGGTGTGCTGGACCTGCTGGTGACGCTGACCCGGGCCCGCGGGACCGCGACGGTGCTGGTCACCCACGACCACACGCACCTGGACCGGATGGACCGGACGGTGTCGATGGCCGACGGGCGGCTCACCGTGCCGGTCGGCTGA
- a CDS encoding ABC transporter permease: MFVAWRDLRFARGRFALMGTVIVLITLLVGLLSGLTAGLARDNTSAVTGLSADHLAFAAPPPGQSASFTGSQLPRSAWRTWAAQPGVKSAQPLAIGTGNAEAGSRTAAVSAFAVRPGSGLAPAEPGPSGVVLSRGAADDLGAAAGDTVTLSGRKLTVTAVAGDDSYSHTPVAWTSLHAGEHASVVALTTTGGADLGAGDRAAGTKTLTLDGSLSALPSYRAENGSLQLMRGFLFVISAMVIGAFFTVWTIQRSGDIAVLKALGASTPYLLRDALGQAVLMLLAGTLLGTALAAGIGAVVPGSVPFVLDPLTAVLPAAVIVALGVLGAALSIRRITAVDPLTALGSAR; the protein is encoded by the coding sequence ATGTTCGTCGCATGGAGAGATCTGAGATTCGCCCGGGGCCGGTTTGCCCTGATGGGCACGGTCATCGTGCTCATCACGCTGCTGGTCGGACTGCTGTCGGGGCTGACCGCCGGGCTGGCCAGGGACAACACGTCGGCCGTCACCGGACTGTCCGCCGACCATCTGGCCTTCGCCGCGCCGCCGCCGGGCCAGTCCGCGTCCTTCACCGGATCGCAGCTGCCGCGGAGCGCCTGGCGCACCTGGGCCGCACAGCCGGGGGTGAAGAGCGCACAGCCCCTCGCCATCGGCACCGGCAACGCGGAGGCGGGCAGCCGCACGGCCGCGGTCTCCGCGTTCGCGGTGCGGCCCGGCTCGGGTCTGGCGCCCGCGGAGCCCGGGCCATCCGGAGTGGTGCTGTCCAGGGGCGCAGCGGACGACCTGGGCGCGGCGGCCGGGGACACCGTCACGCTGTCCGGCAGGAAGCTCACGGTGACCGCGGTCGCCGGGGACGACTCGTACAGTCACACCCCCGTCGCGTGGACCTCGCTCCACGCGGGGGAGCACGCCAGCGTGGTCGCTCTGACCACCACCGGCGGGGCGGACCTCGGCGCGGGAGACCGGGCGGCCGGTACGAAGACGCTCACCCTGGACGGCTCGCTGAGCGCGCTCCCCTCCTACCGTGCGGAGAACGGCTCGCTCCAGCTGATGCGCGGCTTCCTGTTCGTCATCTCGGCCATGGTGATAGGCGCGTTCTTCACGGTCTGGACCATCCAGCGCAGCGGGGACATCGCCGTGCTGAAGGCGCTGGGTGCCTCCACCCCGTATCTGCTGCGCGACGCGCTCGGCCAGGCGGTGCTGATGCTGCTGGCCGGGACACTGCTGGGCACGGCCCTTGCCGCCGGGATCGGTGCTGTCGTGCCGGGGAGCGTCCCCTTCGTGCTCGACCCGCTGACCGCGGTGCTCCCCGCCGCCGTGATCGTCGCCCTCGGCGTGCTCGGCGCCGCTCTGTCCATCCGGCGGATCACCGCCGTCGACCCGCTGACCGCTCTCGGGAGCGCACGATGA
- a CDS encoding sensor histidine kinase: MDPRALTPALLVLRLCLHLLMAGLLVLAAARAVAGHASNAPAVVAAAAVLGAVYAAGTVWPPVRTSRTAAAVWLGVLGLAWAGLLVLSPDGLWVAFPLYFLQLHLLPVRWSVPVVVVTAGAAIAAYVGHGAALNPGAFIGPLLGAAVAVATVLGYQVLYRESESRRRLIEELIATRAELADAERTAGTLAERERLAREIHDTLAQGLSSIQLLLRAAGRTLPADAPAAAHIEQARQAAQDNLAEARRFVRALSPPTLEHGSLAAALDRLCAGGPGPRVRFSTSGTPVALPTPYEVALLRIAQSALANTVRHAGASRAEITLSFMGTAVALDVVDDGSGFDPLLAGTASGDGGFGLPAMRSRVESLGGTFAVESTPGQGTAVAVTLPLPDSEEVPASEGVSR; this comes from the coding sequence ATGGATCCCCGTGCACTGACCCCCGCGCTGCTCGTCCTGCGGCTCTGCCTCCACCTGCTGATGGCGGGGCTGCTGGTGCTGGCCGCCGCACGGGCGGTGGCCGGGCACGCGTCGAACGCGCCCGCGGTGGTGGCGGCGGCCGCGGTGCTGGGCGCGGTGTACGCGGCGGGCACGGTCTGGCCCCCGGTACGGACCTCCCGCACGGCCGCCGCCGTCTGGCTCGGTGTGCTGGGGCTCGCGTGGGCGGGGCTGCTCGTGCTCTCCCCGGACGGGCTGTGGGTGGCGTTCCCGCTGTACTTCCTCCAGCTGCATCTGCTGCCGGTGCGCTGGTCGGTGCCCGTGGTCGTCGTCACCGCGGGCGCGGCCATCGCCGCGTACGTGGGGCACGGGGCAGCACTGAATCCGGGTGCCTTCATCGGGCCGCTGCTCGGTGCGGCGGTGGCCGTGGCCACCGTACTCGGCTACCAGGTGCTCTACCGCGAGAGCGAGAGCCGCCGCCGGCTCATCGAGGAGCTGATCGCGACCCGGGCCGAACTCGCCGATGCCGAGCGGACCGCGGGCACGCTCGCCGAACGGGAGCGGCTCGCCCGGGAGATCCACGACACGCTCGCCCAGGGACTCTCCTCCATCCAGCTGCTGCTGCGGGCCGCCGGGCGCACCCTGCCCGCCGACGCGCCGGCCGCCGCCCACATCGAACAGGCCAGGCAGGCCGCACAGGACAACCTGGCCGAGGCCCGCCGCTTCGTACGGGCGCTGTCGCCGCCCACGCTGGAGCACGGTTCGCTGGCGGCCGCGCTCGACCGCCTGTGCGCGGGCGGGCCCGGGCCGCGGGTCCGCTTCTCCACCAGCGGCACTCCGGTCGCGCTGCCCACACCGTACGAGGTGGCGCTGTTACGTATCGCGCAGTCGGCGCTCGCCAACACCGTCCGGCACGCCGGGGCGTCCCGCGCCGAGATCACGCTGAGCTTCATGGGGACCGCTGTCGCCCTGGACGTCGTCGACGACGGCTCGGGCTTCGATCCGCTGCTCGCCGGTACCGCGTCCGGCGACGGCGGTTTCGGGCTGCCCGCCATGCGCTCGCGCGTCGAGTCCCTGGGCGGCACCTTCGCCGTCGAGTCCACACCGGGCCAGGGGACGGCCGTGGCGGTCACGCTGCCGCTGCCCGATTCCGAAGAGGTGCCCGCGTCCGAAGGGGTGTCCCGATGA
- a CDS encoding response regulator transcription factor, with translation MTIRLLLADDHPVVRAGLRAVLDTEPGFRVSGEAATAEQAVELAASGEFDVVLMDLQFGAGMHGAEATAVIAAVEGAPRVLVLTTYDTDADILAAVEAGASGYLLKDAPPEELAAAVRTAAAGRSALAPAVAHRLMDRMRTPGESLTRRELEVLQLVGDGLSNQQISKALFLSQATVKSHLVHIYAKLGVDSRTSAVAAASARRLIRRAGGSAH, from the coding sequence ATGACGATCCGGCTGCTGCTCGCCGACGACCATCCGGTGGTCCGGGCCGGGCTGCGCGCCGTCCTCGACACCGAACCCGGATTCCGGGTGTCCGGGGAGGCGGCGACCGCCGAACAGGCCGTGGAGCTGGCCGCGTCGGGAGAGTTCGACGTCGTCCTGATGGATCTCCAGTTCGGCGCGGGCATGCACGGCGCGGAGGCCACAGCCGTCATCGCCGCCGTCGAAGGAGCACCCCGGGTCCTGGTGCTGACGACGTACGACACGGACGCGGACATCCTGGCCGCGGTCGAGGCCGGTGCGAGCGGCTATCTGCTGAAGGACGCGCCACCGGAGGAACTGGCCGCCGCCGTGCGGACGGCGGCGGCGGGCCGCTCGGCGCTGGCGCCCGCAGTGGCGCACCGGTTGATGGACCGGATGCGCACGCCGGGCGAGTCGCTCACCCGGCGGGAGCTGGAGGTGCTGCAGCTGGTCGGGGACGGTCTGTCGAACCAGCAGATCAGCAAGGCGCTGTTCCTCAGCCAGGCGACGGTGAAGTCCCATCTGGTGCACATCTACGCGAAGCTGGGTGTCGACTCCCGTACGTCCGCGGTGGCCGCGGCCTCGGCACGGCGGCTCATCCGTCGTGCCGGTGGCTCAGCACATTGA
- a CDS encoding VOC family protein — MSVRRVVPDITTHAMAESRDFYGLLGLGEVMNHGWVMTLASSVNPTAQITLTTHDASAAVQPDLSVEVDDVDAVHAAVLAAGAEIVHPLCDEEWGVRRFFVRDPNGKVVNVLSHRHDG, encoded by the coding sequence ATGTCCGTCCGCAGAGTGGTGCCGGACATCACGACGCACGCCATGGCGGAGAGCCGGGACTTCTACGGTCTGCTCGGGCTCGGCGAGGTCATGAACCACGGCTGGGTCATGACGCTCGCCTCGTCCGTCAACCCCACCGCGCAGATCACCCTCACCACGCACGACGCGAGCGCCGCCGTACAGCCCGACCTCTCCGTCGAGGTGGACGACGTGGACGCGGTGCACGCGGCGGTGCTGGCCGCCGGGGCGGAGATCGTGCACCCGCTGTGCGACGAGGAGTGGGGCGTACGACGGTTCTTCGTACGCGATCCGAACGGCAAGGTCGTCAATGTGCTGAGCCACCGGCACGACGGATGA
- a CDS encoding DUF5955 family protein, with protein MLRSAGQKRVTGTGEDPRVTELSSSVSRLRRELGAHPAQFPDRAIAEDELAALEEMARSGVPEILRLRRSLLLVAGAIGSVSALAVSLSEVRNAVELFGSAS; from the coding sequence TTGTTGCGAAGTGCGGGGCAGAAGCGCGTAACGGGCACCGGTGAGGACCCGCGGGTGACGGAGCTCAGTTCCTCCGTCTCCCGGCTCCGCCGTGAACTGGGCGCCCATCCGGCCCAGTTCCCGGACCGGGCCATCGCCGAGGACGAACTGGCGGCCCTGGAGGAGATGGCCCGCAGCGGAGTGCCGGAAATCCTGCGGCTGCGTCGCTCGTTGCTGCTGGTCGCCGGGGCGATCGGCTCGGTCAGCGCACTCGCGGTCTCGCTCTCGGAGGTACGGAACGCGGTGGAGCTGTTCGGATCGGCCTCCTGA
- a CDS encoding nucleotidyltransferase family protein has protein sequence MLLAAGGGRRLGGRPKALLEHRGRPLVEHAVRVLREGGCGPVHVVLGAAADDVRKRAELSGCVLADNPRWEEGMGSSLRAGLASLAGSGADAALVLLVDQPGIGAAAVARVREAGGAATSLVAASYEGKRGHPVLFGADRWADIAATAVGDRGARSYLKAHQESIMLVECSDIAEEYDIDTVEDLFHLE, from the coding sequence CTGCTGCTCGCGGCCGGTGGCGGGCGGCGGCTGGGCGGCCGCCCGAAGGCCCTGCTGGAGCACCGCGGCCGGCCGCTGGTCGAGCACGCGGTCCGGGTACTGCGCGAGGGCGGGTGCGGTCCGGTGCATGTCGTACTGGGTGCCGCCGCGGACGACGTACGCAAGCGGGCCGAACTGTCCGGATGCGTACTGGCCGACAACCCCCGGTGGGAGGAGGGCATGGGGTCGTCGCTGCGCGCCGGACTCGCGTCGCTCGCGGGGTCGGGTGCGGACGCCGCCCTCGTCCTGCTGGTGGACCAGCCGGGGATCGGGGCGGCGGCGGTGGCCCGGGTACGGGAGGCGGGCGGCGCCGCGACGAGCCTGGTGGCGGCCTCGTACGAAGGGAAGCGCGGCCACCCTGTCCTCTTCGGCGCCGACCGCTGGGCGGACATCGCGGCGACGGCGGTCGGGGACCGCGGGGCCCGCAGCTACCTCAAGGCCCACCAGGAGTCGATCATGCTCGTGGAGTGCTCCGACATCGCCGAGGAGTACGACATCGACACGGTCGAAGACCTGTTCCACTTGGAGTGA
- the aceB gene encoding malate synthase A: protein MSAPAPSPLAIVDAEPLPRQDEVLTDAALAFVAELHRRFTHRRDELLVRRAERRAEIARTSSLDFLPETASIRNDDSWKVAPAPAALNDRRVEITGPTDRKMTINALNSGARVWLADFEDASAPTWENVVTGQLNLTDAYERRIDFTDPRTGKSYALKPAADLATVVVRPRGWHLDERHLVLDDRPVPGALVDFGLYFFHNAKRLIELGKGPYFYLPKTESHLEARLWNEIFVFAQDYVGIPQGTVRATVLIETITAAYEMEEILYELRDHASGLNAGRWDYLFSIVKNFRDGGSKFVLPDRNLVTMTAPFMRAYTELLVRTCHKRGAHAIGGMAAFIPSRRDAEVNKVAFQKVKADKDREAADGFDGSWVAHPDLVPIAMESFDAVLGENPNQKQRLREDVTVAPGDLIAIDSLDAKPTYEGLVNAVQVGIRYIEAWLRGLGAVAIFNLMEDAATAEISRSQIWQWINANVVFEGGEQATAELARKIAADELTAIEKEIGAEAFAAGKWQQAHDLLLTVSLDADYADFLTLPAYEQLGS from the coding sequence ATGTCCGCACCAGCGCCGTCTCCGCTGGCCATCGTCGATGCCGAGCCCCTGCCCCGGCAGGACGAGGTCCTCACCGATGCGGCCCTGGCCTTCGTGGCCGAGCTGCACCGGCGGTTCACCCACCGCCGTGATGAGCTGCTCGTCCGCCGTGCTGAGCGCCGTGCCGAGATCGCCCGGACGTCCTCGCTCGATTTCCTCCCGGAGACCGCGAGCATCCGCAACGACGACAGCTGGAAGGTCGCGCCGGCTCCGGCCGCGCTGAACGACCGCCGCGTCGAGATCACCGGCCCGACCGACCGCAAGATGACCATCAACGCCCTCAACTCGGGCGCCAGGGTCTGGCTCGCAGATTTCGAGGACGCGTCCGCCCCCACCTGGGAGAACGTTGTCACAGGCCAGCTCAATCTGACCGATGCCTATGAGCGCCGGATCGACTTCACGGACCCGAGGACCGGCAAGTCGTACGCCCTGAAGCCCGCCGCCGACCTCGCCACCGTCGTGGTGCGCCCGCGCGGCTGGCACCTCGACGAGCGCCACCTCGTGCTGGACGACCGCCCCGTCCCGGGCGCACTGGTCGACTTCGGTCTGTACTTCTTCCACAACGCCAAGCGCCTCATCGAGCTCGGCAAGGGCCCGTACTTCTACCTGCCGAAGACCGAGTCCCACCTGGAGGCGCGCCTCTGGAACGAGATCTTCGTCTTCGCACAGGACTACGTCGGCATCCCGCAGGGCACGGTCCGCGCGACCGTCCTGATCGAGACGATCACGGCGGCGTACGAGATGGAGGAGATCCTCTACGAGCTGCGCGACCACGCGTCCGGACTGAACGCGGGGCGCTGGGACTACCTGTTCTCCATCGTCAAGAACTTCCGCGACGGCGGCTCCAAGTTCGTCCTGCCGGACCGCAACCTGGTGACGATGACGGCGCCGTTCATGCGCGCGTACACCGAACTGCTGGTCCGCACCTGCCACAAGCGCGGTGCGCACGCCATCGGCGGCATGGCCGCGTTCATCCCCTCGCGGCGCGACGCCGAGGTCAACAAGGTGGCCTTCCAGAAGGTCAAGGCGGACAAGGACCGGGAGGCCGCCGACGGCTTCGACGGCTCCTGGGTCGCCCACCCGGACCTGGTGCCGATCGCCATGGAGTCGTTCGACGCGGTCCTCGGCGAGAACCCGAACCAGAAGCAGCGCCTGCGCGAGGACGTCACGGTGGCACCGGGTGACCTGATCGCGATCGACTCCCTGGACGCCAAGCCGACGTACGAGGGCCTGGTCAACGCGGTCCAGGTCGGCATCCGCTACATCGAGGCGTGGCTGCGCGGCCTGGGCGCGGTGGCCATCTTCAACCTGATGGAGGACGCCGCGACGGCGGAGATCTCCCGCTCGCAGATCTGGCAGTGGATCAACGCGAACGTGGTCTTCGAGGGCGGCGAACAGGCGACGGCGGAGCTGGCCCGGAAGATCGCGGCGGACGAACTGACCGCGATCGAGAAGGAGATCGGCGCGGAGGCGTTCGCAGCGGGCAAGTGGCAGCAGGCACACGACCTGCTGCTGACGGTGTCCCTGGACGCCGACTACGCGGACTTCCTCACTCTGCCCGCGTACGAGCAGCTGGGGAGCTGA